Proteins co-encoded in one Prinia subflava isolate CZ2003 ecotype Zambia chromosome 32, Cam_Psub_1.2, whole genome shotgun sequence genomic window:
- the CAMK2B gene encoding calcium/calmodulin-dependent protein kinase type II subunit beta isoform X2 has translation MATTVPCTRFTDEYQLYEEIGKGAFSVVRRCVKLCTGHEYAAKIINTKKLSARDHQKLEREARICRLLKHSNIVRLHDSISEEGFHYLVFDLVTGGELFEDIVAREYYSEADASHCIQQILEAVLHCHQMGVVHRDLKPENLLLASKCKGAAVKLADFGLAIEVQGDQQAWFGFAGTPGYLSPEVLRKEAYGKPVDIWACGVILYILLVGYPPFWDEDQHKLYQQIKAGAYDFPSPEWDTVTPEAKNLINQMLTINPAKRITAHEALKHPWVCQRSTVASMMHRQETVECLKKFNARRKLKGAILTTMLATRNFSVGRQTTAPPTMSAAAAGAPLGLVEQAKSLLNKKADGVKPQTNSTKGSAGVTSPKGTLPPTALEPQTTVIHNPTDGTKESSDSTNTTIEDEDTKARKQEIIKITEQLIEAVNNGDFEAYAKICDPGLTSFEPEALGNLVEGMDFHRFYFENCKYPTCLCHLPILPALPILSLSNPIHPVSISFTVPCLLPTACPSWSPRLPVLSPPLLGHPLLALPPPLPLPLPVPHPFPGPVGAHTPCPCQPR, from the exons ATGGCCACCACCGTGCCCTGCACCCGTTTCACCGACGAGTACCAGCTCTACGAGGAGATCGGCAA GGGAGCTTTCTCAGTTGTCCGGCGCTGCGTCAAGCTCTGCACTGGCCATGAGTATGCTGCTAAGATCATCAACACCAAAAAGCTCTCAGCCAGAG ACCACCAGAAGCTGGAACGTGAGGCACGTATCTGCAGGCTGCTCAAGCACTCCAACATCG TGCGGCTCCACGACAGCATCTCCGAGGAGGGTTTTCATTACCTCGTCTTTGACCT GGTGACGGGTGGCGAGCTCTTTGAGGACATTGTGGCTCGGGAGTACTACAGTGAGGCTGATGCCAG CCACTGCATCCAGCAGATCCTGGAGGCTGTCCTGCACTGTCACCAGATGGGGGTAGTCCACAGGGACCTCAAG CCGGAAAACCTGCTCCTGGCCAGCAAGTGCAAAGGGGCAGCAGTGAAGCTGGCAGACTTTGGCCTTGCCATCGAGGTGCAGGGGGATCAACAGGCCTGGTTTG GATTTGCTGGCACACCTGGCTACCTGTCCCCTGAGGTCCTACGCAAAGAGGCGTATGGCAAACCGGTGGACATCTGGGCATGTG GGGTCATCCTGTACATCCTGCTGGTGGGCTACCCGCCGTTCTGGGATGAGGACCAGCACAAACTCTACCAACAAATCAAGGCCGGGGCCTACGAT tTCCCTTCACCTGAGTGGGACACAGTCACCCCTGAAGCGAAAAACCTCATCAATCAGATGTTGACCATCAACCCTGCCAAGCGCATCACAGCCCATGAGGCCCTCAAGCACCCGTGGGTCTGC caaCGTTCTACCGTGGCCTCCATGATGCACAGGCAGGAGACAGTGGAGTGCTTGAAAAAGTTCAATGCCCGAAGGAAGCTGAAG GGTGCCATCCTCACCACCATGTTGGCTACCAGGAACTTCTCAG TGGGCAGACAGACCACCGCTCCTCCCACCATGTCGGCGGCCGCTGCCGGGGCCCCCCTGGGGCTGGTGGAACAAG CTAAGAGCTTACTGAACAAGAAGGCGGATGGCGTGAAG ccccagacCAACAGCACCAAAGGCAGTGCCGGCGTCACCAGCCCCAAGGGGACCCTCCCTCCCACCGCTCTG GAGCCTCAAACTACTGTAATTCATAACCCCACGGACGGCACCAAG GAGTCCTCCGACAGCACCAACACCACCATTGAGGACGAGGACACCAAAG CCCGCAAGCAGGAGATCATCAAGATCACGGAGCAGCTCATCGAGGCCGTCAACAACGGGGACTTCGAGGCCTACGC GAAGATCTGCGACCCGGGGCTCACCTCCTTTGAGCCGGAGGCACTGGGCAACCTGGTGGAGGGGATGGACTTCCACCGCTTCTACTTCGAGAACTGTAAGTACCCAACCTGCCTGTGCCACCTGCCCATCTTGCCTGCCTTGCCCATCCTCTCCCTGTCCAATCCAATCCATCCTGTCTCCATCTCCTTCACTGTCCCCTGCCTCTTGCCCACTGCCTGCCCGTCCTGGTCACCTCGCCTGCCTGTCCTCAGCCCGCCCCTGCTGGGCCATCCTCTGCTCGCACTGCCCCcgcccctgccccttccccttccAGTTCCTCACCCATTCCCTGGCCCCGTCGGTGCGCACACCCCCTGCCCGTGCCAGCCCCGCTGA
- the CAMK2B gene encoding calcium/calmodulin-dependent protein kinase type II subunit beta isoform X4 → MATTVPCTRFTDEYQLYEEIGKGAFSVVRRCVKLCTGHEYAAKIINTKKLSARDHQKLEREARICRLLKHSNIVRLHDSISEEGFHYLVFDLVTGGELFEDIVAREYYSEADASHCIQQILEAVLHCHQMGVVHRDLKPENLLLASKCKGAAVKLADFGLAIEVQGDQQAWFGFAGTPGYLSPEVLRKEAYGKPVDIWACGVILYILLVGYPPFWDEDQHKLYQQIKAGAYDFPSPEWDTVTPEAKNLINQMLTINPAKRITAHEALKHPWVCQRSTVASMMHRQETVECLKKFNARRKLKGAILTTMLATRNFSVGRQTTAPPTMSAAAAGAPLGLVEQAAKSLLNKKADGVKPQTNSTKGSAGVTSPKGTLPPTALEPQTTVIHNPTDGTKESSDSTNTTIEDEDTKARKQEIIKITEQLIEAVNNGDFEAYAKICDPGLTSFEPEALGNLVEGMDFHRFYFENLLSKNNKPIHTTILNPHVHVIGEDAACIAYIRLTQYIDAQGRPRTSQSEETRVWHRRDGKWQNVHFHGSGAPVAPLQ, encoded by the exons ATGGCCACCACCGTGCCCTGCACCCGTTTCACCGACGAGTACCAGCTCTACGAGGAGATCGGCAA GGGAGCTTTCTCAGTTGTCCGGCGCTGCGTCAAGCTCTGCACTGGCCATGAGTATGCTGCTAAGATCATCAACACCAAAAAGCTCTCAGCCAGAG ACCACCAGAAGCTGGAACGTGAGGCACGTATCTGCAGGCTGCTCAAGCACTCCAACATCG TGCGGCTCCACGACAGCATCTCCGAGGAGGGTTTTCATTACCTCGTCTTTGACCT GGTGACGGGTGGCGAGCTCTTTGAGGACATTGTGGCTCGGGAGTACTACAGTGAGGCTGATGCCAG CCACTGCATCCAGCAGATCCTGGAGGCTGTCCTGCACTGTCACCAGATGGGGGTAGTCCACAGGGACCTCAAG CCGGAAAACCTGCTCCTGGCCAGCAAGTGCAAAGGGGCAGCAGTGAAGCTGGCAGACTTTGGCCTTGCCATCGAGGTGCAGGGGGATCAACAGGCCTGGTTTG GATTTGCTGGCACACCTGGCTACCTGTCCCCTGAGGTCCTACGCAAAGAGGCGTATGGCAAACCGGTGGACATCTGGGCATGTG GGGTCATCCTGTACATCCTGCTGGTGGGCTACCCGCCGTTCTGGGATGAGGACCAGCACAAACTCTACCAACAAATCAAGGCCGGGGCCTACGAT tTCCCTTCACCTGAGTGGGACACAGTCACCCCTGAAGCGAAAAACCTCATCAATCAGATGTTGACCATCAACCCTGCCAAGCGCATCACAGCCCATGAGGCCCTCAAGCACCCGTGGGTCTGC caaCGTTCTACCGTGGCCTCCATGATGCACAGGCAGGAGACAGTGGAGTGCTTGAAAAAGTTCAATGCCCGAAGGAAGCTGAAG GGTGCCATCCTCACCACCATGTTGGCTACCAGGAACTTCTCAG TGGGCAGACAGACCACCGCTCCTCCCACCATGTCGGCGGCCGCTGCCGGGGCCCCCCTGGGGCTGGTGGAACAAG CAGCTAAGAGCTTACTGAACAAGAAGGCGGATGGCGTGAAG ccccagacCAACAGCACCAAAGGCAGTGCCGGCGTCACCAGCCCCAAGGGGACCCTCCCTCCCACCGCTCTG GAGCCTCAAACTACTGTAATTCATAACCCCACGGACGGCACCAAG GAGTCCTCCGACAGCACCAACACCACCATTGAGGACGAGGACACCAAAG CCCGCAAGCAGGAGATCATCAAGATCACGGAGCAGCTCATCGAGGCCGTCAACAACGGGGACTTCGAGGCCTACGC GAAGATCTGCGACCCGGGGCTCACCTCCTTTGAGCCGGAGGCACTGGGCAACCTGGTGGAGGGGATGGACTTCCACCGCTTCTACTTCGAGAACT TGCTCTCCAAGAACAACAAGCCGATCCACACGACCATCCTGAACCCACACGTGCACGTCATCGGGGAGGACGCAGCCTGCATCGCCTACATCCGCCTCACCCAGTACATCGACGCGCAGGGCCGGCCCCGCACCAGCCAGTCCGAGGAGACCCGCGTCTGGCACCGCCGCGACGGCAAGTGGCAGAACGTCCACTTCCATGGCTCGGGGGCCCCCGTCGCCCCGCTGCAGTGA
- the CAMK2B gene encoding calcium/calmodulin-dependent protein kinase type II subunit beta isoform X9, with protein sequence MATTVPCTRFTDEYQLYEEIGKGAFSVVRRCVKLCTGHEYAAKIINTKKLSARDHQKLEREARICRLLKHSNIVRLHDSISEEGFHYLVFDLVTGGELFEDIVAREYYSEADASHCIQQILEAVLHCHQMGVVHRDLKPENLLLASKCKGAAVKLADFGLAIEVQGDQQAWFGFAGTPGYLSPEVLRKEAYGKPVDIWACGVILYILLVGYPPFWDEDQHKLYQQIKAGAYDFPSPEWDTVTPEAKNLINQMLTINPAKRITAHEALKHPWVCQRSTVASMMHRQETVECLKKFNARRKLKGAILTTMLATRNFSVGRQTTAPPTMSAAAAGAPLGLVEQAAKSLLNKKADGVKPQTNSTKGSAGVTSPKGTLPPTALESSDSTNTTIEDEDTKARKQEIIKITEQLIEAVNNGDFEAYAKICDPGLTSFEPEALGNLVEGMDFHRFYFENLLSKNNKPIHTTILNPHVHVIGEDAACIAYIRLTQYIDAQGRPRTSQSEETRVWHRRDGKWQNVHFHGSGAPVAPLQ encoded by the exons ATGGCCACCACCGTGCCCTGCACCCGTTTCACCGACGAGTACCAGCTCTACGAGGAGATCGGCAA GGGAGCTTTCTCAGTTGTCCGGCGCTGCGTCAAGCTCTGCACTGGCCATGAGTATGCTGCTAAGATCATCAACACCAAAAAGCTCTCAGCCAGAG ACCACCAGAAGCTGGAACGTGAGGCACGTATCTGCAGGCTGCTCAAGCACTCCAACATCG TGCGGCTCCACGACAGCATCTCCGAGGAGGGTTTTCATTACCTCGTCTTTGACCT GGTGACGGGTGGCGAGCTCTTTGAGGACATTGTGGCTCGGGAGTACTACAGTGAGGCTGATGCCAG CCACTGCATCCAGCAGATCCTGGAGGCTGTCCTGCACTGTCACCAGATGGGGGTAGTCCACAGGGACCTCAAG CCGGAAAACCTGCTCCTGGCCAGCAAGTGCAAAGGGGCAGCAGTGAAGCTGGCAGACTTTGGCCTTGCCATCGAGGTGCAGGGGGATCAACAGGCCTGGTTTG GATTTGCTGGCACACCTGGCTACCTGTCCCCTGAGGTCCTACGCAAAGAGGCGTATGGCAAACCGGTGGACATCTGGGCATGTG GGGTCATCCTGTACATCCTGCTGGTGGGCTACCCGCCGTTCTGGGATGAGGACCAGCACAAACTCTACCAACAAATCAAGGCCGGGGCCTACGAT tTCCCTTCACCTGAGTGGGACACAGTCACCCCTGAAGCGAAAAACCTCATCAATCAGATGTTGACCATCAACCCTGCCAAGCGCATCACAGCCCATGAGGCCCTCAAGCACCCGTGGGTCTGC caaCGTTCTACCGTGGCCTCCATGATGCACAGGCAGGAGACAGTGGAGTGCTTGAAAAAGTTCAATGCCCGAAGGAAGCTGAAG GGTGCCATCCTCACCACCATGTTGGCTACCAGGAACTTCTCAG TGGGCAGACAGACCACCGCTCCTCCCACCATGTCGGCGGCCGCTGCCGGGGCCCCCCTGGGGCTGGTGGAACAAG CAGCTAAGAGCTTACTGAACAAGAAGGCGGATGGCGTGAAG ccccagacCAACAGCACCAAAGGCAGTGCCGGCGTCACCAGCCCCAAGGGGACCCTCCCTCCCACCGCTCTG GAGTCCTCCGACAGCACCAACACCACCATTGAGGACGAGGACACCAAAG CCCGCAAGCAGGAGATCATCAAGATCACGGAGCAGCTCATCGAGGCCGTCAACAACGGGGACTTCGAGGCCTACGC GAAGATCTGCGACCCGGGGCTCACCTCCTTTGAGCCGGAGGCACTGGGCAACCTGGTGGAGGGGATGGACTTCCACCGCTTCTACTTCGAGAACT TGCTCTCCAAGAACAACAAGCCGATCCACACGACCATCCTGAACCCACACGTGCACGTCATCGGGGAGGACGCAGCCTGCATCGCCTACATCCGCCTCACCCAGTACATCGACGCGCAGGGCCGGCCCCGCACCAGCCAGTCCGAGGAGACCCGCGTCTGGCACCGCCGCGACGGCAAGTGGCAGAACGTCCACTTCCATGGCTCGGGGGCCCCCGTCGCCCCGCTGCAGTGA
- the CAMK2B gene encoding calcium/calmodulin-dependent protein kinase type II subunit beta isoform X1, whose product MATTVPCTRFTDEYQLYEEIGKGAFSVVRRCVKLCTGHEYAAKIINTKKLSARDHQKLEREARICRLLKHSNIVRLHDSISEEGFHYLVFDLVTGGELFEDIVAREYYSEADASHCIQQILEAVLHCHQMGVVHRDLKPENLLLASKCKGAAVKLADFGLAIEVQGDQQAWFGFAGTPGYLSPEVLRKEAYGKPVDIWACGVILYILLVGYPPFWDEDQHKLYQQIKAGAYDFPSPEWDTVTPEAKNLINQMLTINPAKRITAHEALKHPWVCQRSTVASMMHRQETVECLKKFNARRKLKGAILTTMLATRNFSVGRQTTAPPTMSAAAAGAPLGLVEQAAKSLLNKKADGVKPQTNSTKGSAGVTSPKGTLPPTALEPQTTVIHNPTDGTKESSDSTNTTIEDEDTKARKQEIIKITEQLIEAVNNGDFEAYAKICDPGLTSFEPEALGNLVEGMDFHRFYFENCKYPTCLCHLPILPALPILSLSNPIHPVSISFTVPCLLPTACPSWSPRLPVLSPPLLGHPLLALPPPLPLPLPVPHPFPGPVGAHTPCPCQPR is encoded by the exons ATGGCCACCACCGTGCCCTGCACCCGTTTCACCGACGAGTACCAGCTCTACGAGGAGATCGGCAA GGGAGCTTTCTCAGTTGTCCGGCGCTGCGTCAAGCTCTGCACTGGCCATGAGTATGCTGCTAAGATCATCAACACCAAAAAGCTCTCAGCCAGAG ACCACCAGAAGCTGGAACGTGAGGCACGTATCTGCAGGCTGCTCAAGCACTCCAACATCG TGCGGCTCCACGACAGCATCTCCGAGGAGGGTTTTCATTACCTCGTCTTTGACCT GGTGACGGGTGGCGAGCTCTTTGAGGACATTGTGGCTCGGGAGTACTACAGTGAGGCTGATGCCAG CCACTGCATCCAGCAGATCCTGGAGGCTGTCCTGCACTGTCACCAGATGGGGGTAGTCCACAGGGACCTCAAG CCGGAAAACCTGCTCCTGGCCAGCAAGTGCAAAGGGGCAGCAGTGAAGCTGGCAGACTTTGGCCTTGCCATCGAGGTGCAGGGGGATCAACAGGCCTGGTTTG GATTTGCTGGCACACCTGGCTACCTGTCCCCTGAGGTCCTACGCAAAGAGGCGTATGGCAAACCGGTGGACATCTGGGCATGTG GGGTCATCCTGTACATCCTGCTGGTGGGCTACCCGCCGTTCTGGGATGAGGACCAGCACAAACTCTACCAACAAATCAAGGCCGGGGCCTACGAT tTCCCTTCACCTGAGTGGGACACAGTCACCCCTGAAGCGAAAAACCTCATCAATCAGATGTTGACCATCAACCCTGCCAAGCGCATCACAGCCCATGAGGCCCTCAAGCACCCGTGGGTCTGC caaCGTTCTACCGTGGCCTCCATGATGCACAGGCAGGAGACAGTGGAGTGCTTGAAAAAGTTCAATGCCCGAAGGAAGCTGAAG GGTGCCATCCTCACCACCATGTTGGCTACCAGGAACTTCTCAG TGGGCAGACAGACCACCGCTCCTCCCACCATGTCGGCGGCCGCTGCCGGGGCCCCCCTGGGGCTGGTGGAACAAG CAGCTAAGAGCTTACTGAACAAGAAGGCGGATGGCGTGAAG ccccagacCAACAGCACCAAAGGCAGTGCCGGCGTCACCAGCCCCAAGGGGACCCTCCCTCCCACCGCTCTG GAGCCTCAAACTACTGTAATTCATAACCCCACGGACGGCACCAAG GAGTCCTCCGACAGCACCAACACCACCATTGAGGACGAGGACACCAAAG CCCGCAAGCAGGAGATCATCAAGATCACGGAGCAGCTCATCGAGGCCGTCAACAACGGGGACTTCGAGGCCTACGC GAAGATCTGCGACCCGGGGCTCACCTCCTTTGAGCCGGAGGCACTGGGCAACCTGGTGGAGGGGATGGACTTCCACCGCTTCTACTTCGAGAACTGTAAGTACCCAACCTGCCTGTGCCACCTGCCCATCTTGCCTGCCTTGCCCATCCTCTCCCTGTCCAATCCAATCCATCCTGTCTCCATCTCCTTCACTGTCCCCTGCCTCTTGCCCACTGCCTGCCCGTCCTGGTCACCTCGCCTGCCTGTCCTCAGCCCGCCCCTGCTGGGCCATCCTCTGCTCGCACTGCCCCcgcccctgccccttccccttccAGTTCCTCACCCATTCCCTGGCCCCGTCGGTGCGCACACCCCCTGCCCGTGCCAGCCCCGCTGA
- the CAMK2B gene encoding calcium/calmodulin-dependent protein kinase type II subunit beta isoform X6 produces MATTVPCTRFTDEYQLYEEIGKGAFSVVRRCVKLCTGHEYAAKIINTKKLSARDHQKLEREARICRLLKHSNIVRLHDSISEEGFHYLVFDLVTGGELFEDIVAREYYSEADASHCIQQILEAVLHCHQMGVVHRDLKPENLLLASKCKGAAVKLADFGLAIEVQGDQQAWFGFAGTPGYLSPEVLRKEAYGKPVDIWACGVILYILLVGYPPFWDEDQHKLYQQIKAGAYDFPSPEWDTVTPEAKNLINQMLTINPAKRITAHEALKHPWVCQRSTVASMMHRQETVECLKKFNARRKLKGAILTTMLATRNFSVGRQTTAPPTMSAAAAGAPLGLVEQAKSLLNKKADGVKPQTNSTKGSAGVTSPKGTLPPTALEPQTTVIHNPTDGTKESSDSTNTTIEDEDTKARKQEIIKITEQLIEAVNNGDFEAYAKICDPGLTSFEPEALGNLVEGMDFHRFYFENLLSKNNKPIHTTILNPHVHVIGEDAACIAYIRLTQYIDAQGRPRTSQSEETRVWHRRDGKWQNVHFHGSGAPVAPLQ; encoded by the exons ATGGCCACCACCGTGCCCTGCACCCGTTTCACCGACGAGTACCAGCTCTACGAGGAGATCGGCAA GGGAGCTTTCTCAGTTGTCCGGCGCTGCGTCAAGCTCTGCACTGGCCATGAGTATGCTGCTAAGATCATCAACACCAAAAAGCTCTCAGCCAGAG ACCACCAGAAGCTGGAACGTGAGGCACGTATCTGCAGGCTGCTCAAGCACTCCAACATCG TGCGGCTCCACGACAGCATCTCCGAGGAGGGTTTTCATTACCTCGTCTTTGACCT GGTGACGGGTGGCGAGCTCTTTGAGGACATTGTGGCTCGGGAGTACTACAGTGAGGCTGATGCCAG CCACTGCATCCAGCAGATCCTGGAGGCTGTCCTGCACTGTCACCAGATGGGGGTAGTCCACAGGGACCTCAAG CCGGAAAACCTGCTCCTGGCCAGCAAGTGCAAAGGGGCAGCAGTGAAGCTGGCAGACTTTGGCCTTGCCATCGAGGTGCAGGGGGATCAACAGGCCTGGTTTG GATTTGCTGGCACACCTGGCTACCTGTCCCCTGAGGTCCTACGCAAAGAGGCGTATGGCAAACCGGTGGACATCTGGGCATGTG GGGTCATCCTGTACATCCTGCTGGTGGGCTACCCGCCGTTCTGGGATGAGGACCAGCACAAACTCTACCAACAAATCAAGGCCGGGGCCTACGAT tTCCCTTCACCTGAGTGGGACACAGTCACCCCTGAAGCGAAAAACCTCATCAATCAGATGTTGACCATCAACCCTGCCAAGCGCATCACAGCCCATGAGGCCCTCAAGCACCCGTGGGTCTGC caaCGTTCTACCGTGGCCTCCATGATGCACAGGCAGGAGACAGTGGAGTGCTTGAAAAAGTTCAATGCCCGAAGGAAGCTGAAG GGTGCCATCCTCACCACCATGTTGGCTACCAGGAACTTCTCAG TGGGCAGACAGACCACCGCTCCTCCCACCATGTCGGCGGCCGCTGCCGGGGCCCCCCTGGGGCTGGTGGAACAAG CTAAGAGCTTACTGAACAAGAAGGCGGATGGCGTGAAG ccccagacCAACAGCACCAAAGGCAGTGCCGGCGTCACCAGCCCCAAGGGGACCCTCCCTCCCACCGCTCTG GAGCCTCAAACTACTGTAATTCATAACCCCACGGACGGCACCAAG GAGTCCTCCGACAGCACCAACACCACCATTGAGGACGAGGACACCAAAG CCCGCAAGCAGGAGATCATCAAGATCACGGAGCAGCTCATCGAGGCCGTCAACAACGGGGACTTCGAGGCCTACGC GAAGATCTGCGACCCGGGGCTCACCTCCTTTGAGCCGGAGGCACTGGGCAACCTGGTGGAGGGGATGGACTTCCACCGCTTCTACTTCGAGAACT TGCTCTCCAAGAACAACAAGCCGATCCACACGACCATCCTGAACCCACACGTGCACGTCATCGGGGAGGACGCAGCCTGCATCGCCTACATCCGCCTCACCCAGTACATCGACGCGCAGGGCCGGCCCCGCACCAGCCAGTCCGAGGAGACCCGCGTCTGGCACCGCCGCGACGGCAAGTGGCAGAACGTCCACTTCCATGGCTCGGGGGCCCCCGTCGCCCCGCTGCAGTGA
- the CAMK2B gene encoding calcium/calmodulin-dependent protein kinase type II subunit beta isoform X10, translating to MATTVPCTRFTDEYQLYEEIGKGAFSVVRRCVKLCTGHEYAAKIINTKKLSARDHQKLEREARICRLLKHSNIVRLHDSISEEGFHYLVFDLVTGGELFEDIVAREYYSEADASHCIQQILEAVLHCHQMGVVHRDLKPENLLLASKCKGAAVKLADFGLAIEVQGDQQAWFGFAGTPGYLSPEVLRKEAYGKPVDIWACGVILYILLVGYPPFWDEDQHKLYQQIKAGAYDFPSPEWDTVTPEAKNLINQMLTINPAKRITAHEALKHPWVCQRSTVASMMHRQETVECLKKFNARRKLKGAILTTMLATRNFSVGRQTTAPPTMSAAAAGAPLGLVEQAKSLLNKKADGVKPQTNSTKGSAGVTSPKGTLPPTALESSDSTNTTIEDEDTKARKQEIIKITEQLIEAVNNGDFEAYAKICDPGLTSFEPEALGNLVEGMDFHRFYFENLLSKNNKPIHTTILNPHVHVIGEDAACIAYIRLTQYIDAQGRPRTSQSEETRVWHRRDGKWQNVHFHGSGAPVAPLQ from the exons ATGGCCACCACCGTGCCCTGCACCCGTTTCACCGACGAGTACCAGCTCTACGAGGAGATCGGCAA GGGAGCTTTCTCAGTTGTCCGGCGCTGCGTCAAGCTCTGCACTGGCCATGAGTATGCTGCTAAGATCATCAACACCAAAAAGCTCTCAGCCAGAG ACCACCAGAAGCTGGAACGTGAGGCACGTATCTGCAGGCTGCTCAAGCACTCCAACATCG TGCGGCTCCACGACAGCATCTCCGAGGAGGGTTTTCATTACCTCGTCTTTGACCT GGTGACGGGTGGCGAGCTCTTTGAGGACATTGTGGCTCGGGAGTACTACAGTGAGGCTGATGCCAG CCACTGCATCCAGCAGATCCTGGAGGCTGTCCTGCACTGTCACCAGATGGGGGTAGTCCACAGGGACCTCAAG CCGGAAAACCTGCTCCTGGCCAGCAAGTGCAAAGGGGCAGCAGTGAAGCTGGCAGACTTTGGCCTTGCCATCGAGGTGCAGGGGGATCAACAGGCCTGGTTTG GATTTGCTGGCACACCTGGCTACCTGTCCCCTGAGGTCCTACGCAAAGAGGCGTATGGCAAACCGGTGGACATCTGGGCATGTG GGGTCATCCTGTACATCCTGCTGGTGGGCTACCCGCCGTTCTGGGATGAGGACCAGCACAAACTCTACCAACAAATCAAGGCCGGGGCCTACGAT tTCCCTTCACCTGAGTGGGACACAGTCACCCCTGAAGCGAAAAACCTCATCAATCAGATGTTGACCATCAACCCTGCCAAGCGCATCACAGCCCATGAGGCCCTCAAGCACCCGTGGGTCTGC caaCGTTCTACCGTGGCCTCCATGATGCACAGGCAGGAGACAGTGGAGTGCTTGAAAAAGTTCAATGCCCGAAGGAAGCTGAAG GGTGCCATCCTCACCACCATGTTGGCTACCAGGAACTTCTCAG TGGGCAGACAGACCACCGCTCCTCCCACCATGTCGGCGGCCGCTGCCGGGGCCCCCCTGGGGCTGGTGGAACAAG CTAAGAGCTTACTGAACAAGAAGGCGGATGGCGTGAAG ccccagacCAACAGCACCAAAGGCAGTGCCGGCGTCACCAGCCCCAAGGGGACCCTCCCTCCCACCGCTCTG GAGTCCTCCGACAGCACCAACACCACCATTGAGGACGAGGACACCAAAG CCCGCAAGCAGGAGATCATCAAGATCACGGAGCAGCTCATCGAGGCCGTCAACAACGGGGACTTCGAGGCCTACGC GAAGATCTGCGACCCGGGGCTCACCTCCTTTGAGCCGGAGGCACTGGGCAACCTGGTGGAGGGGATGGACTTCCACCGCTTCTACTTCGAGAACT TGCTCTCCAAGAACAACAAGCCGATCCACACGACCATCCTGAACCCACACGTGCACGTCATCGGGGAGGACGCAGCCTGCATCGCCTACATCCGCCTCACCCAGTACATCGACGCGCAGGGCCGGCCCCGCACCAGCCAGTCCGAGGAGACCCGCGTCTGGCACCGCCGCGACGGCAAGTGGCAGAACGTCCACTTCCATGGCTCGGGGGCCCCCGTCGCCCCGCTGCAGTGA